A portion of the Bradyrhizobium sp. 195 genome contains these proteins:
- a CDS encoding 3'-5' exonuclease produces MAEALSRSADYRVLRRLVPRPPCQAPSGRGTRTAVLLDTETTGLDQARDEIIELGMVKFDYTADGRIVGVRGTFSAFNEPSEPIPGEVAALTGITDEMVAGHKIDEAAVNAFIADAVIVIAHNSGFDRRFAERYWTIFETKAWGCSATEIDWRAHGFAGAQLAYLLHGAGYFHQAHRAVDDCHALLEILDFTLPTTGAPALALLLDTARRKTVRIWAEQSPFELKDSLKRRGYRWSDGTDGRPKSWYVDVCEAAVDDELAFLRAEIYLRDVEPRLQALTAFTRFSGRI; encoded by the coding sequence ATGGCGGAGGCCTTGAGCCGGTCGGCGGACTACCGGGTGCTGCGGCGGCTCGTCCCGCGCCCACCGTGCCAGGCCCCCTCCGGCCGCGGGACCCGAACCGCCGTCCTGCTGGACACTGAGACGACCGGCCTCGACCAGGCGCGAGACGAGATCATCGAGCTCGGGATGGTCAAATTCGACTACACGGCGGATGGCCGGATCGTCGGCGTCAGGGGCACCTTCTCGGCCTTCAACGAGCCAAGTGAGCCGATTCCCGGGGAAGTGGCGGCACTCACGGGCATTACCGATGAAATGGTGGCCGGCCACAAGATCGACGAGGCCGCCGTGAACGCCTTCATCGCGGATGCGGTGATCGTCATCGCTCACAACAGCGGCTTCGATCGAAGGTTCGCGGAGCGCTACTGGACTATCTTCGAAACCAAAGCCTGGGGCTGCAGCGCGACCGAGATCGACTGGCGAGCACACGGCTTCGCGGGCGCCCAACTCGCCTACCTGCTGCACGGAGCCGGATATTTCCACCAAGCCCACAGGGCCGTAGACGACTGCCATGCGTTGCTGGAGATCCTGGACTTCACGTTGCCGACGACCGGCGCGCCGGCCCTCGCGCTCCTGCTCGATACGGCGCGGCGAAAGACGGTCCGGATCTGGGCCGAGCAGTCGCCGTTCGAGTTGAAGGATTCGTTGAAACGGCGAGGTTATCGCTGGAGCGACGGCACGGACGGCCGTCCGAAAAGCTGGTACGTCGACGTATGCGAGGCCGCTGTTGACGACGAGCTCGCATTTCTGAGGGCCGAAATCTACCTGCGCGACGTCGAGCCGCGTCTGCAAGCGCTGACCGCCTTCACCCGCTTCTCCGGCAGGATCTGA
- a CDS encoding DUF3606 domain-containing protein: MAATKKTARGRKRDRARVAKGQDYEVRYEAKKTGRSASAVKKAVKKVGNSRKRVERRLGR, encoded by the coding sequence ATGGCGGCGACGAAGAAGACCGCGCGAGGGCGCAAACGGGACCGAGCGCGGGTAGCCAAGGGACAGGACTACGAAGTCCGGTATGAAGCGAAGAAAACTGGCCGCTCGGCATCGGCCGTGAAGAAAGCGGTCAAGAAGGTCGGCAATTCCCGCAAGCGGGTCGAGAGGCGTCTCGGCCGGTGA